ATTATTTTGTCCTGTTGGACGGAGGTTATTTGGATCGTTGGGATCAATAGGTTGTGGTTGGCTAGAGCCACTTGGTAGATTTACCTGAGCATTGACAGGTGAGAGCAGACTGAGGGCTGCTATTACTGCTAAAGAAGTGAAGCGAAATATGGGAACGGTTGCAGACAAGTTCATGAGGTCATTTAGTAAGGATCACTAAAAAACAGTTATAGAAACTTCGGGTATCTTAACTCTGTTTTGAACTTTGACCAAACAGCCGTATATTAAGTTTCCCTGATTTTAAAGTGAAAATCGATTAAACCCATATCAGCGAGGCACTAGCAATTGTGGGTTATTGATTTGGCATCACAAGACTTAGGGCGACTCAATACCAGGGAATCGACTTTAGGTATTTAGTCATGAGCGATGACAAAGACAAAGGACAAATCAAGAATTGGGCATTTCTGCAAATGCTCGACAACTGACTTTTGATTCGTGATGGCTTAATTTTTGGAGAGCCATTGTTAAGTCAGTCGTAAGACGCTTAGCATTGTGTTTCAAAGCTCCTCTAGTGTAATCTGCGACTTCTATTGGGTGTCCAATATGAATACTCACATCAGTACCCCATGCAGGTAATTGTTGGCTGTAATTAATGCTGACAGGTATGATTTTTATACCTAATCCAGGATGACTGAATTCCGTACTCAAAGCCAGACGAGCTATTCCAGGCTTTAATGGGTGAACTTTTCCATCGCGAAAAATGCCACCCTCTGGGTAAATAACTAAAGTTTCCCCATGTTCAAGGAGTTCAACACTATGACGAAGAGTCGTGATTGAAGGTTGTTGAGGATCTACAGAAAAGCCTCCTAAGCGTCGGACAAACCAGCCTTGCAACCCTTGGCACTCAGTGATGGTTACCATAAATCGCAAATCTCGTCCCGTCGCACACCGACCAGTTGCGTATGCTAAGAGCAAAGGATCCCAACGCGCCCGATGGGTGGGCGCAAGGATAATAGGACCAGTATTGGGAAGGTTTTCTTGTCCAGTGACTCTAATGTCCCCAAAGAATAACGGTAGAAGAAAGTGACCGCCCAAGAAATATGCCACATGGCTTAACCAAGGAGAAATCCGAGAGGTAGTAATGTGAGCCACCTTAGCATTTGCTGGCGTCGTAGCAGGATTATCACAAGAAGTATCGGAGGAAGAGTTAAACTCAATCATGACGGTGGCTGCTGGCTGTTGGGTTGAATACATTCAAAACTCTGTTAAATACACCGTAGATTTTCTTCCCTGACTTGTGTAGCACCAACTGGACACTTTTCCCTCTGTCCGTTAGTTAGAGATATGTCGCCGATGAGTAAACCAAGCTTGCAATTGCTGACGACAGGCAGACTCTAAAATACCGCCAATGACTCGCAGGCGGTGATTGGAAGCAGCACTATCAGGGATATTGGCGACAGTACGAATTGCACCAGTTTTGGGATCGTCCACCCCATAGACTAAAAGTCCTATACGCGCCTGTACAATAGCGCCCGCACACATTGGGCACGGTTCCAAAGTAACGTAAAGGGTGCATTGGTTAAGACGCCAAGTTTGTAACCTTTGAGCGGCTGCTCTGATAGCAATAATTTCCGCGTGAGCTATAGGGTCATTGTCGCGTTCTTTTCTGTTTTCTCCTTCTGCAATCAAACTTCCAGATGAATCAATAATAACAGCGCCCACGGGGACTTCATCCGCATCGCCCGCAACTTGTGCCAAGTCTAAGGCGTAACTCATCCATTGCCGATGTATAAGATATTCCGGGTACTCAATGGGCATTTTTTTAGTCGTAACAAAGAGGACAAGGGGAGATAGGGAGGTGGGATCATGGGGTGGATCAAACTGTCTTCACGTCTTTGCGTCTGCGTGTTCTCTTTGCCCCTGTCCCCGCGTCCCCTTGTTCCTTTTTCTAAACAACAGGTTGAGCGAGGAGGGGATCTAACTGACCTTGCGAATCTAGCTGATAAAGGTCATCACAACCGCCGATGTGTTGGTTGTTAATAAAAATCTGCGGAACTGTGCGCCGTCCGTTGGCACGTTCTGCCATCTTCGCTCTGGCTGCTTCGTTACCATCAATTTTGTATTCATTGAATTTCACGCCTTTCCACCACAACAGCATTTTGGCACGAATGCAATAAGGGCATGTTTGCCAGGTGTAGATTTCAACGGCGGCTTTTATGCGCTGTGGATGGCGATTGAATAGGGAGTTCAAAAAATTCAACATCATGCTTTTTTTCTTATGAATCGTTTTCATCTGTCTCTAGCCTAGTTCATGACTGTTTAGAGAGAGACGGCAGGAAGTCATCGCCCTTGAGTGCTAAAAAAATCGTCGCTGTGCGTTCTAACCGAGGATTTGAGTTGTTGTATTTTTGCCAGAAAAATTTCATCCTTACAGGTCGTTGTGAAAAAACGATGATAATTGATGACTCTACGAGGGCATGAATATTACTGGTGTTACAGGTTTAACCCAAGCGACTCTTGCGACGCTGAAAGCTTTAGGGGCAGTGAAAAATTAAAGTATGAGTTGTACATAATGCGCCTACACCGGACATTAGAAGCAAAACTTAACATATACGCAAGTAGAGACTATTTTCCATAGGTATCCGCCCTTTGGTAGACTTGAAGACTGAAACAGGTTTCTGGAACGACGCGAAATCAAGCAATTGAGAGGGCAGAGTTTGTGGAAAATACACTTGGGTTAGAAATTATTGAGGTTGTTGAGCAAGCCGCCATTGCCTCTTCCCGCTGGATGGGAAAAGGTGAAAAAAATACGGCTGACCAAGTGGCTGTAGAAGCCATGCGGGAACGGATGAACAAAATTTATATGCGTGGTCGCATCGTTATCGGCGAAGGCGAACGAGACGAAGCTCCCATGCTCTACATTGGGGAAGAAGTCGGTATCTGTACCCAACCAGATGCCAAAAACTACTGCAACCCCGATGAATTAATTGAAATTGACATCGCTGTTGACCCATGCGAAGGTACTAACCTGGTGGCATACGGTCAAAATGGATCAATGGCAGTGTTGGCAATTTCTCAAAAAGGCGGTTTATTTGCTGCGCCTGACTTTTACATGAGAAAGCTCGCGGCTCCACCCCCAGCACGCGGTCATGTTGATATTAACAAAACTCCCACTCAAAACCTCAAGATTCTCTCTGAGTGCTTAGGGCGCGCCGTGGAAGAATTGGTGGTCGTGGTTATGGATCGTCCCCGCCACAAAGAGTTGATTCAGGAAATCCGGCAAGCAGGCGCTAGAGTGCGACTAATTAGCGATGGTGACGTTTCTGCTGCTATTTCCTGTGCCTTTGCTGGTACCAACATCCACGCACTCATGGGAATTGGTGCTGCACCCGAAGGTGTTATTTCTGCTGCTGCTCTCCGTGCTTTGGGTGGACACTTCCAGGGGCAGTTGATCTACGATCCAGAAGTAGTGAAAACAGGTCTGATTGGGGAAAGCAAAGAAGGCAACATCGCACGGCTCAACGAAATGGGCATTACAGAACCAGACCGAGTTTACAATGCCGAGGAACTGGCTTCTGGCGAGACAGTGCTGTTCGCAGCTTGTGGCATCACCCCCGGAACTTTGATGGAAGGTGTCCGCTTCTTTAACGGCGGCGCAAGAACTCAAAGTTTAGTGATTTCCAGTCAATCGCGAACTGCTCGATTTGTCGATACAATTCATTTGTTTGATGAGCCGAAGATTCTGCAATTGCGGTAGTCATTAGTTGTACAGACGCGCCATGGCGCGTCTGTACATTAGTCATTGGCTAACGAATGATGACTAAAGGCTTAGGACAAATAATAAACGACTGATAAAAATGACAAATATGCAT
The sequence above is a segment of the Mastigocladopsis repens PCC 10914 genome. Coding sequences within it:
- a CDS encoding lysophospholipid acyltransferase family protein; this encodes MYSTQQPAATVMIEFNSSSDTSCDNPATTPANAKVAHITTSRISPWLSHVAYFLGGHFLLPLFFGDIRVTGQENLPNTGPIILAPTHRARWDPLLLAYATGRCATGRDLRFMVTITECQGLQGWFVRRLGGFSVDPQQPSITTLRHSVELLEHGETLVIYPEGGIFRDGKVHPLKPGIARLALSTEFSHPGLGIKIIPVSINYSQQLPAWGTDVSIHIGHPIEVADYTRGALKHNAKRLTTDLTMALQKLSHHESKVSCRAFAEMPNS
- the tadA gene encoding tRNA adenosine(34) deaminase TadA, which encodes MPIEYPEYLIHRQWMSYALDLAQVAGDADEVPVGAVIIDSSGSLIAEGENRKERDNDPIAHAEIIAIRAAAQRLQTWRLNQCTLYVTLEPCPMCAGAIVQARIGLLVYGVDDPKTGAIRTVANIPDSAASNHRLRVIGGILESACRQQLQAWFTHRRHISN
- the grxC gene encoding glutaredoxin 3, which translates into the protein MLNFLNSLFNRHPQRIKAAVEIYTWQTCPYCIRAKMLLWWKGVKFNEYKIDGNEAARAKMAERANGRRTVPQIFINNQHIGGCDDLYQLDSQGQLDPLLAQPVV
- the glpX gene encoding class II fructose-bisphosphatase, which produces MENTLGLEIIEVVEQAAIASSRWMGKGEKNTADQVAVEAMRERMNKIYMRGRIVIGEGERDEAPMLYIGEEVGICTQPDAKNYCNPDELIEIDIAVDPCEGTNLVAYGQNGSMAVLAISQKGGLFAAPDFYMRKLAAPPPARGHVDINKTPTQNLKILSECLGRAVEELVVVVMDRPRHKELIQEIRQAGARVRLISDGDVSAAISCAFAGTNIHALMGIGAAPEGVISAAALRALGGHFQGQLIYDPEVVKTGLIGESKEGNIARLNEMGITEPDRVYNAEELASGETVLFAACGITPGTLMEGVRFFNGGARTQSLVISSQSRTARFVDTIHLFDEPKILQLR